The proteins below are encoded in one region of Pseudonocardia sp. DSM 110487:
- a CDS encoding DUF6394 family protein yields MNLEKVVFGFFVLLAATLNFGFFIGDIADPALHNVYELFAAVVVSLIATVLKFGDRTQIGAVHLATSLVADLQLIAATIVWTYAAHISTDGLTAAAMASVVSLSGGALFANVVSVVLLVIETVSFHRR; encoded by the coding sequence GTGAACCTCGAGAAGGTCGTGTTCGGCTTCTTCGTGCTGCTCGCGGCCACGCTCAACTTCGGGTTCTTCATCGGCGACATCGCCGATCCTGCGCTGCACAACGTCTACGAGCTCTTCGCGGCCGTCGTGGTGAGCCTCATCGCTACCGTGCTGAAGTTCGGTGACCGCACCCAGATCGGCGCCGTGCACCTCGCGACGAGTCTGGTGGCGGACCTGCAGCTGATCGCCGCAACGATCGTCTGGACCTACGCGGCACACATCTCCACCGACGGTCTCACGGCCGCCGCGATGGCGAGCGTGGTGTCCCTCTCGGGCGGGGCACTGTTCGCCAACGTCGTGTCGGTGGTGCTGCTCGTCATCGAGACCGTCTCGTTCCACCGCCGTTAG
- a CDS encoding potassium channel protein yields the protein MSNPLLAFWFRLFGRDDDHRLSPGLRRRIPVASASQASATIFLILRRMRAPLIVLITIFAISVLGLTLVPGRTEDGQLWRMSIFDAFYFMSYTASTIGFGELPQTFSDAQRLWVTVSIYLTVIGWAYAIGSLLALVQDRAFRQALALQHFMRMVARLREPFFLIAGYGRTGELLGEAFDALGKRFVVLDDDEDRIEALELAAYHADVPGLVADARDPGHLGVAGLANPHCEAVLALTDDDEVNLAVAMAAALLRPDLPVIARTMSPAIGERMAAFGTPTVVNPFDRFGDHLRIALRAPASYQLITWMESGPGTELPARGSPPERGRWVVCGYGRLGRELIPDLRAEGIDVTVVDPVADTAAHEGGIVRGHGYEPAVLQQANVAGAVGFVAGTDNDTTNLSLVTAARRVNPGLFVAARQNSPSSAPLFAAMNVDSLLVPTEVLAHEVFTQLSTPLLWRFLQEVPARGDRWAARLVDCITQRCGRRLDALWKVRLSRADAPALIPWIDTGEARLGVLLRDPDDRDVQLPVVVLMVMRDGECVLTPDDDFVLAPDDELLLCGRLAARRAVDTTMVVKAAREYVVSGRHVPVSWIWRRFSGVA from the coding sequence GTGAGCAATCCGCTCCTCGCATTCTGGTTCCGGCTGTTCGGCCGGGACGACGACCACCGGCTCTCCCCCGGATTGCGCAGGCGCATCCCCGTAGCCTCCGCCAGCCAGGCGTCGGCGACGATCTTCCTGATCCTGCGCAGGATGCGCGCGCCGCTGATCGTCCTCATCACGATCTTCGCGATCAGCGTCCTCGGCCTGACACTCGTCCCCGGCCGGACCGAGGACGGGCAGCTGTGGCGGATGTCGATCTTCGACGCCTTCTACTTCATGAGCTACACGGCCTCGACGATCGGGTTCGGAGAACTCCCGCAGACGTTCAGTGACGCGCAGCGTCTGTGGGTCACGGTCTCGATCTACCTGACGGTGATCGGTTGGGCGTACGCCATCGGGTCGCTTCTCGCACTCGTCCAGGACCGTGCGTTCCGGCAGGCGCTCGCGTTGCAGCACTTCATGCGCATGGTGGCCCGGTTGCGTGAGCCGTTCTTCCTGATAGCCGGGTACGGGCGTACCGGCGAGCTGCTGGGTGAGGCGTTCGACGCGCTCGGCAAACGGTTCGTCGTGCTCGACGACGACGAGGACCGCATCGAGGCCCTCGAGCTCGCTGCCTACCACGCGGACGTGCCCGGCCTAGTTGCCGACGCACGCGATCCCGGCCACCTCGGCGTGGCCGGTCTCGCCAACCCGCACTGCGAGGCGGTGCTCGCGCTCACCGACGACGACGAGGTCAACCTGGCGGTGGCGATGGCGGCCGCCCTGCTGCGACCCGACCTGCCGGTGATCGCCCGCACAATGTCACCGGCGATCGGCGAGCGCATGGCCGCCTTCGGCACGCCGACCGTGGTGAACCCGTTCGACCGGTTCGGCGACCACCTGCGCATCGCGCTCCGCGCGCCGGCCTCCTACCAGCTGATCACTTGGATGGAGAGCGGACCCGGGACCGAGCTCCCGGCCAGGGGCAGTCCTCCCGAACGGGGTCGATGGGTGGTGTGCGGATACGGCCGGCTCGGGCGGGAACTGATCCCGGACCTGCGCGCCGAGGGCATCGACGTCACCGTCGTCGACCCGGTCGCCGACACTGCGGCGCACGAGGGCGGGATCGTCCGCGGACACGGGTACGAGCCCGCGGTGCTGCAACAGGCGAACGTGGCGGGCGCCGTCGGGTTCGTCGCGGGCACGGACAACGACACCACCAACCTCTCCCTCGTCACCGCCGCCCGTCGGGTCAATCCCGGGCTGTTCGTGGCAGCCCGGCAGAACAGCCCGTCCAGCGCTCCGCTGTTCGCGGCGATGAACGTGGACTCCCTGCTCGTACCGACAGAGGTGTTGGCCCACGAGGTGTTCACACAGCTCAGCACCCCGCTGCTCTGGCGCTTCCTCCAGGAGGTGCCCGCGCGCGGCGACCGCTGGGCGGCTCGCCTCGTCGACTGCATCACGCAGCGGTGCGGTCGTCGCCTCGATGCGCTGTGGAAGGTCCGGCTGAGCCGGGCCGACGCTCCGGCCCTGATCCCGTGGATCGACACCGGTGAGGCGCGTCTCGGTGTTCTCCTGCGTGACCCGGACGACCGCGACGTCCAGCTACCCGTGGTCGTGCTGATGGTCATGCGCGATGGCGAGTGCGTGCTGACGCCCGACGACGACTTCGTGTTGGCACCCGACGACGAGCTGCTGCTCTGCGGTCGTCTCGCGGCTCGTCGCGCCGTGGACACCACGATGGTGGTCAAGGCCGCCCGGGAGTACGTCGTCTCCGGCCGGCACGTCCCGGTCAGCTGGATCTGGCGGCGATTCTCGGGCGTGGCGTGA
- a CDS encoding class I SAM-dependent methyltransferase, which produces MGRYTPTLAVALADATGVASGMHVLDVGCGPGGLTRELVARVGAANVAAIDPAPQFVAACRERNPGADVREGTAEELPWADGTFDAALSSLVIGFMRDADRGVREMARVTRPGGAVAACMWDIATGGMTMLRTFWAAVGRVQPGAQSEQPLVGTAEGDIEQRFRRAGLEDVIGGSLLAKADYTGFDDFWEPFTYGVGLSGQHLASLTFEQRARVRDGCREMLPDGPFSLDARAWYASGTVPAAH; this is translated from the coding sequence ATGGGTCGCTACACGCCGACGTTGGCCGTCGCGCTGGCCGACGCCACTGGCGTTGCGTCCGGGATGCACGTGCTCGACGTCGGTTGCGGGCCCGGCGGGCTCACTCGCGAGCTGGTCGCCCGCGTCGGCGCCGCGAACGTGGCGGCGATTGATCCCGCTCCGCAGTTCGTCGCCGCCTGCCGGGAGCGCAACCCCGGCGCCGACGTGCGCGAGGGCACAGCCGAGGAGCTGCCGTGGGCGGACGGCACGTTCGACGCCGCGCTGTCCTCGCTGGTGATCGGCTTCATGCGCGACGCGGACCGGGGTGTGCGCGAGATGGCGAGGGTGACGCGGCCCGGCGGCGCCGTCGCCGCGTGTATGTGGGACATCGCCACCGGCGGGATGACGATGCTGCGCACGTTCTGGGCGGCAGTCGGGCGCGTGCAGCCCGGAGCCCAGAGCGAGCAGCCGCTGGTCGGCACCGCCGAGGGTGACATCGAGCAGCGATTCCGCCGCGCCGGGCTCGAGGACGTCATCGGCGGTTCGCTACTCGCCAAGGCCGACTACACCGGCTTCGACGACTTCTGGGAGCCCTTCACGTACGGGGTCGGGCTATCCGGGCAGCACCTCGCGTCGCTGACCTTCGAGCAGCGGGCGCGCGTGCGCGATGGGTGCCGGGAAATGCTGCCCGACGGCCCGTTCTCGCTCGACGCGAGGGCCTGGTACGCGTCCGGCACGGTCCCGGCCGCGCACTAA
- a CDS encoding dihydrofolate reductase family protein, whose amino-acid sequence MKRMIAALHVTLDGFIEGPKGELDWVQDWNAHLDLTSEVDTCVLGGGMYPGYEQYWTSILADPAGVLEFTGRPPTPGEIDYANWADQTPHVVLSTTLNEPTWKTARVVRGVEDVRSLKAGAGKDIFVVGGASLVSTLMNHELIEELRLVVHPLVLGRGKPLFKDVTDRHQLQLIAADPEDSGLVVLRYRTRGGRGG is encoded by the coding sequence ATGAAAAGGATGATCGCCGCGTTGCATGTGACCTTGGACGGCTTCATCGAGGGACCAAAAGGGGAACTCGACTGGGTCCAGGACTGGAACGCCCACTTGGACCTAACCTCCGAGGTTGACACGTGCGTCCTCGGCGGTGGGATGTATCCCGGCTATGAGCAGTACTGGACGTCGATCTTGGCCGACCCAGCAGGCGTACTGGAGTTCACTGGCCGGCCTCCTACACCGGGAGAGATCGACTACGCCAATTGGGCCGATCAGACACCTCACGTGGTGCTGTCTACGACGTTGAACGAGCCGACGTGGAAGACGGCGAGGGTCGTGCGCGGAGTCGAGGACGTGCGGTCACTGAAGGCTGGTGCGGGCAAGGACATCTTCGTTGTCGGGGGCGCCAGCCTCGTATCCACGTTGATGAACCACGAGCTGATAGAAGAGCTCCGACTCGTCGTGCATCCGCTCGTCCTCGGGCGCGGCAAGCCCTTGTTCAAGGACGTCACCGATCGCCACCAGCTGCAACTCATCGCTGCCGACCCCGAAGACTCAGGTCTCGTCGTTCTCAGGTATCGAACAAGGGGCGGGCGAGGTGGGTGA
- a CDS encoding PDR/VanB family oxidoreductase, whose amino-acid sequence MGATSHKRWRRARVLDVCDVAREVKQVVLEPEHLEAPAPPGSHIDIGVYVNGRADVRSYSVVGMGGYGTELILGVQLARQSRGGSAFMHSLRRGREVSVTQPLQNFPLTYGRPGYVLAAGGIGITALVAMGRALRSRGADYRFVYGARSRDLMAFVDDLVAEHGDRMELRIDDEGGSLDVEELVASVPAGGELYVCGPPPMLDAIKAAWARAGRRPAGLRFETFGSSGRFAPESFTVRIPRLGLETIVSHDVSMLEALEACGAEMMYDCRRGECGLCQVKVLEIAGAIDHRDVFLSDAQHAAGDRLQCCVSRLVSPRTAGLADADGRQAAVTIDIP is encoded by the coding sequence ATGGGAGCCACGAGCCACAAGCGGTGGCGGCGGGCGCGGGTCCTCGACGTCTGTGATGTCGCCCGCGAGGTCAAGCAGGTCGTGCTCGAACCGGAGCACCTGGAGGCGCCCGCCCCGCCGGGCAGCCACATCGACATCGGCGTCTACGTCAACGGGCGGGCCGACGTGCGCTCCTACTCCGTGGTCGGGATGGGCGGCTACGGCACGGAGCTGATCCTCGGCGTGCAGCTGGCGCGGCAGAGCCGGGGAGGCTCGGCCTTCATGCACTCCCTGCGGCGCGGCCGGGAGGTCTCGGTCACCCAGCCGCTGCAGAACTTCCCGCTGACCTACGGGCGCCCTGGCTACGTGCTCGCCGCGGGCGGGATCGGGATCACCGCGCTCGTGGCCATGGGCAGGGCGCTCAGATCGCGCGGTGCGGACTACCGGTTCGTCTACGGCGCCCGCTCGCGAGACCTGATGGCGTTCGTCGACGATCTGGTGGCCGAGCACGGCGACCGGATGGAGCTGCGCATCGACGACGAGGGCGGATCCCTCGACGTCGAGGAGCTGGTGGCGAGCGTCCCCGCGGGTGGGGAGCTGTACGTGTGCGGTCCGCCCCCAATGCTCGACGCCATCAAGGCGGCTTGGGCGAGGGCGGGCAGGCGGCCCGCCGGGCTGCGGTTCGAGACCTTCGGCAGCAGCGGGCGATTCGCGCCGGAGTCGTTCACGGTGCGGATCCCGCGGCTCGGGCTGGAGACGATCGTGAGCCACGACGTGTCGATGCTCGAGGCGCTCGAAGCGTGCGGCGCGGAGATGATGTACGACTGCCGCCGCGGCGAGTGCGGCCTCTGCCAGGTGAAGGTCCTCGAGATCGCCGGCGCCATCGACCACCGCGACGTCTTCCTCAGCGACGCGCAGCACGCGGCGGGGGACCGCCTGCAGTGCTGCGTGTCGCGTCTCGTCAGCCCGCGCACCGCCGGACTGGCGGACGCCGACGGCCGGCAGGCGGCCGTGACCATCGACATCCCGTGA
- a CDS encoding transposase family protein has product MLSYPSGMTVSSRALGMLADALRHHRSERATRWRKLSPGHQALLVVAYLRKGETYADLACGFQVGTSTVYRYIREALALLAAMAPTLEQAIEVASRKAFVILDGTLLRIDRVGMASGRDRAFYSGKHKCHGLNVQVIADPIGRLVWISPPLPGARHDMGAAREHGIIDAIAEAEIPTVADTAYQGAGSTVAIPQRRRRLDSDTGRYRRLSRDQKEVNAAHARRRGPGERVNAELKNWKILRKIRSCPGRADELVAAVQTLTIASA; this is encoded by the coding sequence GTGCTGTCCTACCCGTCCGGGATGACCGTGTCCAGTCGCGCACTCGGCATGCTCGCCGATGCCCTTCGCCACCACCGCAGCGAGCGTGCGACCCGCTGGCGCAAGCTCTCGCCCGGCCATCAGGCCCTGCTGGTGGTGGCCTACCTGCGCAAGGGCGAGACCTATGCCGATCTGGCGTGCGGCTTCCAGGTCGGCACCTCCACGGTCTACCGCTACATCCGAGAGGCGCTCGCGCTACTCGCGGCCATGGCGCCCACCCTGGAACAGGCGATCGAGGTCGCCTCGCGCAAGGCGTTCGTGATCCTCGACGGCACTCTGCTTCGGATCGACCGGGTCGGCATGGCCAGCGGTCGGGATCGCGCGTTCTACTCCGGCAAGCACAAGTGCCATGGGCTGAACGTGCAGGTCATCGCCGACCCGATCGGGAGGCTGGTGTGGATCTCCCCGCCGCTGCCCGGTGCTCGCCACGACATGGGCGCCGCCCGCGAGCACGGAATCATCGACGCGATCGCCGAGGCTGAGATCCCGACGGTCGCTGACACCGCCTACCAAGGCGCCGGCTCCACGGTGGCGATCCCGCAGCGGCGCCGCCGCCTCGACTCCGACACCGGCCGCTACCGGCGGCTGTCCCGGGATCAGAAGGAGGTCAATGCCGCGCACGCCCGCCGACGCGGGCCGGGTGAGCGGGTCAACGCGGAGCTGAAGAACTGGAAGATCCTGCGCAAGATCCGGTCCTGCCCAGGCCGCGCAGACGAGCTCGTGGCCGCGGTTCAGACCCTCACGATCGCCAGCGCTTGA